Proteins found in one Pseudomonas sp. P8_241 genomic segment:
- a CDS encoding CsbD family protein: MKSEQVEGVAEKLAGKAESAVGKLIGDSPLEAEGAGRQAAGQLTKTYGDTLDSVSTFVKEKPVAALAIGAAMVMLVSRLLRR, encoded by the coding sequence ATGAAGAGTGAACAGGTAGAAGGTGTTGCAGAAAAGCTGGCCGGCAAGGCGGAGAGCGCAGTCGGTAAACTGATTGGTGATTCGCCACTGGAGGCTGAGGGTGCTGGACGCCAGGCTGCTGGTCAACTGACCAAAACCTATGGCGATACACTAGACAGCGTATCTACGTTCGTTAAAGAGAAACCAGTCGCAGCACTCGCAATAGGTGCAGCTATGGTGATGCTGGTAAGCCGGCTTTTACGCCGCTGA
- a CDS encoding aromatic ring-hydroxylating oxygenase subunit alpha → MLKNLWYVVLPSSQLSKELAAVRILGQPFVAFRDNEGKAHLLSDVCVHRGGSLSAGTKVGESVQCPYHGWRFGADGICTHIPAQPQLRIPAKARIDAYPTLERYGWIWAFLGDLPEIERPPLPILDWIDDAAVRLVSGHFDWDASWDRVIENGLDFAHAPFVHGSTFGDPAHPQIDAFHVEGDLWSGRAQMMMRRPKRTGLLRRKSTSEVVNVATVPGFHLSGPCTTLELKLPNEWRIQIVAAHVPVDANRTRTWWMMGRTFLRSRLFDRRFVASNIRIFEQDHEVLKNVRPERVPDSWQHEVSLKSDALQIFFRRRVKELEQNGWRIDEDRLQREFAGRKACAVPSPERQNVRSWAIETIPTIVVEKED, encoded by the coding sequence ATGCTCAAAAACCTTTGGTATGTAGTCCTTCCATCCTCGCAATTATCCAAAGAGCTCGCGGCAGTCCGGATCCTTGGTCAGCCGTTTGTAGCCTTCCGTGATAACGAGGGGAAAGCGCATCTTCTGTCTGATGTTTGCGTTCACCGTGGAGGTTCACTGTCTGCCGGCACCAAGGTTGGGGAGAGTGTGCAGTGCCCATACCACGGTTGGCGTTTTGGAGCAGATGGCATCTGCACGCACATTCCGGCACAGCCGCAGCTACGCATTCCTGCGAAGGCTCGAATCGACGCATACCCCACGCTCGAACGCTATGGTTGGATCTGGGCATTTCTCGGTGACCTACCCGAAATAGAAAGGCCACCTTTACCTATCCTCGACTGGATAGATGATGCGGCCGTGCGTTTGGTGTCGGGCCATTTCGATTGGGACGCCAGTTGGGATCGCGTAATTGAAAATGGTCTCGATTTTGCGCACGCCCCATTTGTTCACGGTTCTACATTTGGTGACCCGGCTCACCCCCAAATTGATGCGTTCCACGTGGAAGGTGACCTCTGGAGTGGGCGCGCGCAGATGATGATGCGGCGTCCTAAACGTACTGGCTTGCTCCGACGTAAATCCACGAGCGAAGTTGTCAATGTAGCCACCGTTCCAGGCTTTCATTTGTCCGGCCCCTGCACAACGTTGGAACTCAAATTACCGAATGAATGGAGAATTCAAATCGTCGCGGCTCATGTTCCGGTCGACGCTAACCGCACACGCACCTGGTGGATGATGGGGCGAACATTTCTTCGATCCCGACTATTTGACCGAAGGTTTGTTGCCAGCAACATTCGAATTTTCGAGCAGGATCATGAGGTGCTAAAAAACGTACGACCAGAGCGAGTGCCTGACTCATGGCAGCATGAGGTTTCCCTGAAATCGGATGCGTTGCAGATTTTCTTTCGGCGGCGCGTGAAGGAGCTGGAGCAGAACGGTTGGCGAATTGATGAAGATCGCCTTCAACGAGAGTTTGCGGGACGCAAGGCTTGCGCAGTGCCAAGCCCCGAGCGTCAAAACGTGCGTAGCTGGGCTATCGAAACCATTCCAACAATAGTTGTTGAAAAGGAGGATTAG
- a CDS encoding DUF2939 domain-containing protein: protein MVGIAAIALTGFALAPYVAVYQIQQAAEAQDADALEEHIDFPRIREDLKEQINLSIMAKAKTELKDNPFGGLAMAMASGIADRVISSFVTPSGLIELMKGEKPDKPIARGSGLGGSVARSDKKPFESANMHYDGFSKFVIEVPGKNGGAPSQFILRRDLITWRLTGVKIQF from the coding sequence ATGGTTGGCATTGCAGCTATAGCGCTGACGGGGTTTGCCTTGGCCCCGTACGTAGCGGTCTATCAAATTCAACAAGCTGCTGAAGCTCAGGACGCTGATGCCCTTGAGGAGCACATCGATTTCCCGCGCATAAGAGAAGACCTCAAAGAGCAGATCAATTTGTCCATCATGGCAAAAGCCAAAACAGAGCTTAAGGATAATCCGTTCGGAGGCTTAGCCATGGCAATGGCAAGTGGCATTGCAGATAGAGTGATTTCTAGTTTCGTGACGCCATCTGGTCTAATTGAACTTATGAAAGGAGAGAAGCCAGACAAACCTATAGCGCGCGGTAGCGGCTTAGGTGGAAGTGTTGCACGCTCAGATAAGAAACCATTCGAGAGTGCCAATATGCACTACGATGGCTTTAGCAAATTCGTGATTGAAGTCCCCGGTAAAAATGGCGGAGCCCCGTCCCAGTTTATCCTTCGACGCGATTTGATTACTTGGCGACTAACAGGGGTTAAAATACAATTTTAA
- a CDS encoding RDD family protein — protein sequence MSTWWYIIKDKKTGPVAIEALKKLFQAGVIGKKTMLWREGMEGWQPLDEVEELSSMRALIPPPLPSKPKMSEHDYPLAKRWPRFFARIFDIWWISLLFTFVAAYILSMYSAGFVRFINSPGSGQALQLLSLPLVMVIDAMLYKAFGNTPGKALLGIAVKTREGKNLSFTQYLARNFSMWVRGFGLGIPLVNLFTMGAQSGRLGKGLPASYDESPGYFVRTKPTHWARIVAFTLAFASLLVVISVLNVIDKESDRKARLESLKPDYTWENPKTRINIKVSPKWKITPQKSENGMMTYLFEDTAGYAAVVFGMEDFPGYNLSDYVPAFKKGTAANMTLDGGRYFERNGHQIWEGTGRMTVSDTARLNVQIVQVGSSFWRTVTIQSKPFDYSEDMVNQLITKLWSSVK from the coding sequence ATGAGCACTTGGTGGTATATAATTAAGGATAAGAAAACCGGCCCAGTTGCAATTGAAGCGCTTAAGAAATTATTCCAAGCTGGGGTGATCGGAAAAAAAACCATGCTCTGGCGCGAGGGGATGGAGGGGTGGCAACCCCTAGATGAAGTGGAAGAATTAAGTTCAATGAGGGCATTGATTCCGCCACCACTTCCATCAAAACCAAAAATGAGTGAACACGACTATCCATTGGCAAAGCGCTGGCCAAGATTCTTTGCTCGCATATTTGACATTTGGTGGATAAGTCTTCTTTTTACCTTTGTCGCGGCATATATTTTATCTATGTATTCAGCCGGATTCGTTCGCTTTATAAATTCACCAGGCAGTGGCCAGGCCCTGCAACTTCTGTCACTGCCTCTCGTAATGGTCATAGACGCCATGTTGTATAAGGCTTTTGGTAACACCCCAGGTAAGGCCTTGCTTGGAATAGCAGTTAAAACACGGGAAGGTAAAAACCTAAGCTTTACTCAGTACCTCGCTCGAAATTTCTCGATGTGGGTGAGAGGATTTGGTTTGGGGATTCCTTTGGTCAATCTATTCACAATGGGAGCCCAGTCAGGAAGGCTTGGCAAAGGACTACCAGCGAGCTATGACGAATCACCTGGCTATTTCGTTCGCACTAAACCTACACACTGGGCGAGAATAGTTGCTTTTACTTTGGCCTTTGCGAGCCTCTTGGTAGTTATTTCGGTTCTGAATGTTATAGATAAAGAGTCCGACCGCAAAGCAAGGCTTGAGTCACTTAAGCCCGACTACACCTGGGAAAACCCTAAGACACGCATCAACATTAAAGTAAGTCCTAAGTGGAAGATTACGCCGCAAAAATCAGAAAATGGTATGATGACTTATTTGTTCGAAGACACAGCTGGATACGCTGCGGTTGTTTTCGGAATGGAGGACTTTCCTGGCTATAATTTGAGTGATTATGTGCCTGCATTCAAAAAAGGCACCGCTGCAAATATGACCCTTGATGGCGGTCGTTATTTCGAGAGAAACGGGCACCAGATATGGGAAGGTACTGGCCGTATGACCGTTAGCGATACTGCCCGCCTCAATGTCCAGATCGTCCAGGTAGGATCTTCGTTTTGGAGAACTGTAACAATTCAGTCAAAGCCATTTGACTACTCTGAAGATATGGTCAATCAACTAATAACAAAACTATGGAGCTCTGTAAAGTAA
- a CDS encoding topoisomerase DNA-binding C4 zinc finger domain-containing protein, with the protein MVTCAYLGYLQTCGAVTITNIKGEAVQENRCPVCKVGVIVERTGKYGDFKSCSNFPRCKFKPRPNTSSQS; encoded by the coding sequence ATGGTGACCTGTGCGTATCTAGGTTATCTCCAAACCTGTGGCGCAGTAACAATCACCAATATCAAGGGCGAGGCTGTCCAGGAGAATCGATGCCCGGTGTGTAAGGTTGGAGTCATCGTGGAGCGCACCGGAAAATATGGAGACTTCAAGTCCTGTTCAAATTTTCCACGATGCAAATTCAAGCCAAGACCAAATACCTCTTCCCAATCTTAG
- the mauJ gene encoding methylamine utilization protein MauJ, whose protein sequence is MLATDDPFERAEQYQAQRGEWVVGGLETQVFWPNRAQLITFEGLEFLLQPAISEGQHRSLPAIALRVNGQGMTVKEGRAAVMRLATAIAWREGAKVEIVMWGGGSHPHRVGMLRNNAFTEFFSEENLHSPQSDEARKAMAYYREGLSLSNPFYSFLGFYKGFARSLPVGRERGPWIQQALSVLTDREAIARRDELQASGTDISEYLATQGRHAIAHAERDDIVDPDDPDDHQRIHMDKPLMRHLAELAMEERLGVPARWAYDREHLYELEGFRALFDQEQLDGLTRGELVPNRQYEIPDEFYVLARKGKTCAPLGNMRLISAGMDDGKIGVRLESANGRVAFIFWMDFRNERLSIDPFGGCGLLNERRDSRSDIESELSLQEFKFALYCNASVEIWSSNLQQRLGKSEPFILENAMPDLAGHRRIIDELKAALERMPPEEG, encoded by the coding sequence ATGCTGGCGACCGATGATCCATTCGAACGAGCAGAGCAATATCAGGCCCAGCGAGGTGAATGGGTGGTTGGCGGGCTGGAAACCCAGGTTTTCTGGCCGAATAGGGCTCAGCTGATAACCTTTGAGGGGCTAGAGTTTCTGCTGCAACCAGCTATATCCGAAGGGCAGCATCGGAGCCTTCCTGCAATCGCGCTTCGAGTTAATGGTCAAGGCATGACTGTCAAAGAAGGGCGAGCTGCAGTGATGCGCCTGGCAACTGCAATTGCCTGGCGTGAGGGTGCGAAAGTTGAGATTGTCATGTGGGGTGGTGGTAGCCATCCACATCGTGTTGGCATGCTTCGCAATAACGCCTTTACCGAGTTTTTTTCTGAGGAGAACCTCCACTCCCCTCAAAGCGATGAAGCCCGCAAAGCAATGGCCTACTATCGTGAAGGGCTATCACTCAGCAATCCCTTCTACTCTTTCCTCGGATTCTACAAAGGCTTTGCTCGCTCCCTGCCTGTTGGCCGAGAACGAGGGCCGTGGATCCAGCAGGCCCTATCGGTATTAACGGACAGAGAGGCAATTGCGCGTCGTGATGAGCTGCAGGCTTCTGGAACGGACATCTCCGAGTATCTTGCAACACAAGGGCGCCATGCTATCGCCCATGCCGAACGCGACGATATCGTAGATCCGGATGACCCGGATGATCACCAGCGGATTCACATGGACAAGCCACTGATGAGACATCTTGCTGAGCTCGCTATGGAGGAGCGTCTTGGGGTGCCAGCACGGTGGGCATATGATCGGGAGCACCTGTATGAGCTCGAAGGATTTCGTGCCCTGTTTGACCAGGAGCAGCTGGACGGGCTAACGCGGGGTGAGCTAGTCCCTAATCGGCAATACGAAATTCCTGATGAGTTTTACGTACTCGCACGCAAAGGAAAGACATGCGCTCCCCTTGGAAACATGCGCCTTATATCCGCTGGCATGGATGACGGGAAGATAGGTGTTCGTCTGGAATCGGCCAATGGTCGAGTGGCGTTTATTTTCTGGATGGATTTCAGAAACGAGCGTCTCTCAATAGATCCTTTTGGGGGATGTGGTTTACTAAACGAGCGGCGTGATAGCAGAAGTGACATCGAGTCAGAGCTGTCTCTACAGGAGTTTAAATTCGCCTTGTACTGCAATGCGTCGGTGGAAATCTGGTCTTCAAACCTGCAGCAGCGCTTAGGTAAATCAGAGCCTTTCATACTAGAGAATGCCATGCCAGACTTGGCGGGCCACCGGCGGATCATCGACGAGCTCAAAGCCGCTTTGGAGAGAATGCCCCCTGAAGAGGGTTAA
- a CDS encoding AbrB/MazE/SpoVT family DNA-binding domain-containing protein → MTTAFVSSKGQITIPVEVRATLGLSPGDRVEFVEFEVGQFAIKAATYSVHSLKGMIRKPTVAVSIEDMNAAIAAKGADAR, encoded by the coding sequence ATGACTACCGCATTCGTGTCTTCAAAAGGGCAAATCACAATTCCTGTGGAGGTTAGGGCCACGCTTGGCCTAAGCCCTGGGGATAGAGTCGAATTTGTAGAATTTGAGGTTGGCCAGTTTGCCATCAAAGCCGCCACGTACTCTGTGCATAGCCTCAAAGGCATGATCCGAAAGCCGACAGTTGCCGTGAGCATAGAGGACATGAATGCAGCCATCGCCGCTAAAGGTGCAGATGCTCGCTAG
- a CDS encoding tyrosine-type recombinase/integrase has translation MLNNFFYTKAIYLGKEHHVLRYADEKKYGMEFTPLTIHMRNLIEIGRHHQTIRMTGPCTSNFLDYFLEGLKYIQPTKPEVNMLYRGYHSYLTAGVASSSEIVRFICEAKPSPMVSVSTSKAYHSCITPFLDSINTIQQTYNEYVENGLVVEQPETSILIESLMKITSNIIKIQGKEKAAMRQHTTPMTAATGSKMSRISFTSHIPYEENFVKTLEEHQFFPLEKISDLIASASSYRNACLYSLMGATNARDSEADQILWQDINLSTREILLVNPNTRKNPGDAYRGISEIERNKLEWKGRSTPLTVMLEPYGSFFFHNLELYIRYEYKASCGHNFVFHDKSGKPLYLCDYSSVILHQFKKAAARALPDQPHIASKLGLHSLRHSNIYFLKNYVEHSKGQGLTDSELMLLTGHKDIRSLQKYAKVDWEILLEKISYANYLRKHGDTKSSTEFQIQYLEERLKTFKEKLRQQVHESALA, from the coding sequence ATGCTTAATAACTTTTTCTACACGAAAGCCATCTACCTCGGCAAAGAACACCACGTTCTTCGATACGCTGACGAAAAAAAATACGGTATGGAATTCACGCCACTTACAATTCATATGCGTAACTTGATTGAAATCGGCCGACATCATCAAACCATCAGGATGACGGGCCCGTGCACTTCTAACTTCTTAGACTACTTCCTCGAAGGCCTTAAATACATCCAGCCAACGAAACCCGAGGTGAACATGCTTTATCGCGGATACCACTCCTACCTGACGGCGGGAGTGGCAAGTAGCTCTGAGATAGTCCGTTTTATCTGCGAAGCAAAACCATCCCCAATGGTCAGTGTATCAACATCAAAAGCTTACCACTCCTGCATCACGCCATTCCTGGACAGCATAAATACAATTCAACAGACGTATAACGAGTACGTTGAGAACGGTTTGGTTGTTGAACAACCTGAAACTTCTATCCTCATTGAAAGCTTGATGAAGATAACCTCTAATATCATCAAGATTCAGGGCAAGGAAAAGGCGGCAATGAGGCAGCATACTACTCCAATGACTGCCGCTACCGGCAGCAAAATGAGTCGAATCTCCTTCACCAGCCATATTCCATACGAGGAAAATTTCGTGAAAACTCTCGAAGAGCATCAATTTTTCCCTCTTGAGAAAATCTCAGATCTTATTGCAAGTGCTAGCAGCTACCGTAACGCCTGCCTCTATTCATTGATGGGGGCGACTAACGCGCGCGACTCGGAGGCCGATCAAATCCTCTGGCAAGACATCAACTTATCGACACGTGAAATTCTTCTCGTCAATCCCAATACGCGGAAAAATCCAGGCGATGCCTATCGGGGAATTAGTGAAATTGAAAGAAACAAACTGGAATGGAAGGGTCGTAGCACCCCCCTTACAGTTATGTTAGAGCCATATGGAAGCTTCTTCTTTCACAACCTTGAGCTTTATATTCGCTACGAATACAAGGCTAGTTGTGGGCACAACTTTGTATTTCATGACAAGAGCGGAAAGCCATTATACCTCTGCGACTATTCATCAGTGATTTTGCATCAATTTAAGAAAGCAGCGGCAAGAGCCCTCCCTGATCAGCCGCATATCGCAAGTAAACTTGGTCTTCACAGTCTTCGTCATAGCAACATCTATTTCCTTAAAAACTATGTGGAACACAGCAAAGGACAAGGATTGACCGATAGCGAATTGATGTTACTCACGGGCCACAAAGACATTCGTAGCCTTCAAAAATATGCGAAAGTTGACTGGGAAATTTTGCTTGAAAAAATATCTTATGCCAATTATCTAAGGAAGCACGGTGATACTAAATCGAGCACTGAATTCCAAATTCAATATTTAGAGGAACGCTTGAAAACCTTCAAGGAAAAACTGCGCCAACAGGTACATGAGAGTGCGTTAGCATGA
- a CDS encoding IS3 family transposase (programmed frameshift) — MDSGKRRSQRDYTLAFKLSVVDQVEKGELSYKEAQRRYGIQGRSTVLVWLRKHGRQDWSQGASIRVLRKSSMAESTVPLSPEQRIKELEEQLELSNQKALFFEAVVNVLKNDYGVSIGKKATRQVLAQGQVKDLSISRACLFMGISRQAYYKRNRAFDAKASDDQKVVDFVLEKRRRQPRLGTRKLHYMLHAEAETSLRVGRDRLFSILREARELVPRKRAYHKTTHSHHRFRRHPNLLKAGPQQIIACAPEQVWVADITYLPTQESVAYLSLITDAYSRKIVGHHVHESLHTESVLKALKKAVGGRKTKQPLVHHSDRGAQYCSDLYQRFHTKHGVICSMTDGYDCYQNAMAERINGILKTEFLLHRPKNLADAVRMVDESVLIYNAERPHLALKYKTPDAVHRAF, encoded by the exons ATGGATTCGGGGAAAAGGCGCAGTCAGCGCGATTACACGCTGGCTTTTAAATTGTCGGTGGTCGATCAGGTCGAAAAGGGCGAGTTGAGTTATAAAGAGGCTCAACGGCGCTATGGCATCCAGGGTCGGTCAACGGTGTTGGTGTGGTTACGCAAGCATGGTCGGCAGGATTGGAGCCAAGGCGCGTCTATTCGAGTGCTGAGGAAGAGTTCCATGGCCGAGTCCACGGTACCGCTGTCACCCGAGCAGCGGATCAAAGAGCTTGAAGAACAGCTTGAACTGAGCAATCAAAAGGCTCTGTTTTTCGAGGCTGTCGTAAACGTCTTGAAGAACGACTACGGTGTATCCATCG GTAAAAAAGCGACCCGGCAAGTCCTCGCGCAAGGGCAAGTCAAAGACCTGAGTATCAGCAGGGCTTGCCTGTTCATGGGCATTTCACGTCAGGCTTACTACAAGCGCAACCGAGCGTTTGATGCGAAGGCTAGCGACGATCAAAAGGTCGTGGATTTCGTCTTGGAAAAGCGGCGGCGTCAGCCAAGGCTGGGAACACGCAAGCTGCATTATATGCTGCATGCCGAAGCAGAAACGAGTCTGCGGGTGGGGCGCGATCGCCTGTTCAGCATCCTGCGAGAAGCGCGAGAATTGGTCCCTCGCAAGCGGGCATACCACAAGACCACCCACAGCCATCATCGATTTCGCCGCCATCCAAACCTACTCAAGGCAGGCCCGCAGCAAATCATTGCCTGTGCTCCTGAGCAAGTTTGGGTTGCGGATATAACCTATCTGCCTACCCAGGAGAGCGTTGCTTATCTGAGCCTGATCACCGACGCCTACTCGCGTAAAATAGTGGGACATCATGTGCATGAGAGCTTGCATACAGAGTCGGTGCTCAAAGCGCTGAAGAAGGCTGTAGGAGGAAGGAAAACCAAGCAGCCGCTGGTTCATCACTCAGACCGTGGGGCGCAGTATTGCTCCGACCTTTATCAGCGTTTTCACACCAAGCACGGGGTCATTTGTTCGATGACCGATGGCTATGACTGCTATCAGAACGCGATGGCGGAGCGAATAAACGGGATTTTGAAGACGGAGTTTTTGCTGCATCGCCCCAAGAACCTGGCCGACGCGGTGAGAATGGTTGATGAATCGGTGCTGATCTACAACGCGGAGCGGCCACATCTGGCCTTGAAATACAAAACGCCCGATGCGGTGCATCGGGCGTTTTGA
- a CDS encoding tetratricopeptide repeat-containing response regulator, producing the protein MLSYHQKRFLIVDDFSDFRSSVRSMLRELGVKEVDTADTGEQALKMCSQKAYDFILQDFHLGDGKKNGQQVLEDLMEEKLISHESVFVMVTAETSQAMVLSALEHEPDAYLTKPFNRSSLAQRLERLEQRKTLLKPILQALDRGKPMEVLNACIVLCKQDIRYSPLCLRYRADALRDLNQNEALERLYDSIIADRPLPWAFAGLGKLLFKRGQVAQAKGIYEKALKVFPMMPSLYDGMADVLVTEGDTRGAQRVLEEAIRLSPLAVRRQAMLGKLAMTNEDFDTASKAYRQAVAQGAQSRFKDAESNLGLAHALISKGSERGLDTRTRLEINTTLSAVAKENPGDPGLQIRARLMKATSLLLNDAETADKLTEQALLRLDGMEQFMSAEAALLVAKQLKMLGQSEAGTAMLKSCVEIYGDDPVVMKDIAKQTDDPTILNSGNAAADLNRQGVRVYKTGNLVEARQLFRKALAMQPKNISIALNMAQSLLHGTDTSVASAELEECQACLKMVGLMPETDARYPRYQKLKSKAFGE; encoded by the coding sequence ATGCTGTCGTATCACCAAAAGCGTTTTCTGATCGTCGATGATTTCTCGGACTTCCGCAGTTCCGTGCGCTCAATGCTGCGCGAACTGGGGGTCAAGGAAGTGGACACCGCCGATACCGGCGAGCAGGCACTGAAAATGTGCTCGCAGAAGGCCTACGATTTCATCCTGCAGGACTTCCATCTGGGCGATGGCAAAAAGAATGGCCAGCAGGTACTCGAAGACCTGATGGAGGAGAAGCTGATCAGCCATGAATCGGTGTTTGTCATGGTCACCGCCGAAACCAGCCAGGCCATGGTGCTCAGTGCGCTGGAACATGAGCCTGACGCCTATCTGACCAAGCCGTTCAACCGTTCCAGCCTGGCCCAGCGCCTGGAGCGGCTGGAGCAGCGCAAGACCTTGCTCAAGCCGATCCTGCAAGCCCTCGATCGCGGCAAACCGATGGAAGTGCTCAATGCCTGCATCGTCCTGTGCAAGCAAGACATTCGCTATTCGCCGCTGTGCCTTCGATATCGCGCCGACGCGCTGCGCGATCTGAATCAAAACGAAGCACTGGAGCGTTTGTACGACAGCATCATTGCCGACCGACCTTTGCCATGGGCCTTTGCCGGGTTGGGCAAGTTGTTGTTCAAGCGCGGCCAGGTTGCGCAGGCCAAGGGTATTTACGAAAAGGCCCTTAAAGTGTTTCCGATGATGCCGTCGCTCTACGATGGCATGGCCGATGTGCTGGTCACCGAGGGTGACACCAGGGGCGCGCAGCGCGTGCTGGAAGAAGCGATTCGCCTGTCGCCACTGGCAGTGCGCCGGCAAGCGATGCTGGGCAAGTTGGCGATGACCAACGAAGATTTCGACACTGCCTCCAAAGCCTATCGCCAGGCCGTGGCCCAAGGCGCGCAGTCGCGCTTCAAGGATGCCGAGAGCAATCTTGGCCTGGCCCACGCCTTGATCAGCAAGGGCAGCGAACGGGGCCTGGACACGCGGACCCGACTTGAAATCAACACCACGCTAAGTGCTGTGGCCAAGGAAAATCCTGGCGATCCAGGGCTGCAAATTCGCGCACGCCTGATGAAAGCCACCAGCCTGTTGCTCAATGACGCCGAAACTGCCGACAAACTCACCGAGCAAGCCTTGTTGCGACTTGATGGCATGGAGCAATTCATGAGTGCCGAAGCGGCGCTGCTGGTGGCCAAGCAGCTGAAGATGCTGGGCCAGTCTGAGGCCGGCACCGCGATGTTGAAAAGCTGTGTGGAAATCTACGGCGACGATCCGGTAGTGATGAAGGATATCGCCAAGCAAACCGATGATCCGACCATCCTCAACTCAGGCAACGCTGCGGCGGACCTCAACCGTCAGGGTGTGCGTGTGTACAAGACCGGCAACCTGGTGGAAGCACGGCAGCTGTTTCGCAAAGCGTTGGCGATGCAACCAAAGAACATCAGTATCGCGCTGAACATGGCGCAGTCGTTGTTGCATGGCACCGACACCAGCGTTGCGTCGGCAGAACTCGAGGAGTGCCAGGCCTGCTTGAAAATGGTGGGACTGATGCCCGAAACGGACGCGCGGTATCCGCGCTATCAGAAGCTCAAAAGCAAGGCGTTTGGCGAATGA
- a CDS encoding sensor histidine kinase, with product MNDNEQGLDFSTVIASTVHDMKNSLTLLMQAHSQWLARLPAPAQQTPEQGVIDFEFAHLNGMLVQLLGLYKLGVNQMPLRPAYHELDDFIEAQLACHQEVFASRGIMVTYEVDPLSPLGFFDRELIASVLANCINNAIRYARHALLISVSDEGGQLVLTINDDGEGYPAQMIERQADYVQGINQSSGSTGLGLYFAGQIAALHQRNGVGGRTEISNGGPLGGGVFSLYLP from the coding sequence ATGAACGACAACGAGCAGGGCCTGGATTTCTCCACGGTGATCGCTTCCACCGTGCACGACATGAAGAACTCGCTGACCTTGCTGATGCAAGCCCACAGCCAATGGCTGGCGCGCTTGCCTGCGCCTGCGCAACAGACGCCGGAGCAGGGTGTGATTGATTTCGAGTTCGCCCACCTCAATGGCATGCTGGTGCAGCTGCTGGGGCTGTACAAACTCGGCGTCAACCAGATGCCCCTGCGACCGGCCTACCATGAACTGGACGACTTCATCGAAGCGCAACTGGCGTGTCATCAGGAGGTGTTTGCCAGTCGCGGCATCATGGTCACCTATGAAGTGGACCCATTGAGCCCCTTGGGTTTCTTCGACCGCGAGTTGATTGCCTCGGTTCTGGCCAACTGCATCAACAACGCGATCCGCTACGCGCGCCATGCGTTGTTGATCAGCGTCAGCGACGAAGGCGGGCAACTGGTGCTGACCATCAACGACGACGGCGAGGGTTATCCGGCGCAGATGATCGAGCGTCAGGCCGACTATGTTCAAGGCATCAACCAGAGCAGTGGCAGTACGGGCCTGGGTCTGTATTTTGCCGGGCAGATTGCCGCGCTGCATCAGCGCAATGGGGTTGGCGGGCGCACCGAAATCAGCAACGGTGGACCGTTGGGCGGTGGAGTGTTCAGCCTTTATCTCCCTTGA